The Solanum lycopersicum chromosome 8, SLM_r2.1 DNA segment ctaaaataaattttaaaacgaTAAATGTTCAAATTCGCAAGTTcttttagatttaaattttaggaagtttaaataaaaatttgcaaatcttaaaaatattagtcaaatgGTTAGTTGCTGGAAAGCGGCATTAAGCGGAACGTCTTAGGTGCCTtcaaaaccttcctaagacgttAATAAGAATCCCCGAACCCttttaaaaagttttcaaacaatttttctgtttaagttatttgaaaacaagttttcttaatttctcttgaaaattaagtggcgactccctAAAAAGTCGAAAATctcttaaaacaaaataaactctttcgattttttttgataaaacagGAATGACGACTCCGCCGGAGACCAGGAGGATTCTAATTCTAAGATTAACATATTTGACTATTTGCGATAAACTGTTTATTTGCTTAGTTGCTTTAAATTTCGAATGCTGTTGCATTTCATGGCATATCCCCGCCAAACGGCAAATAGGTTGCATTAGGAAACGAAAGTTATGTCGCTTACCACGGCTTTCTTCAGATATACCCAAGAGTTTGTTGGTGAGTATAAAACAAATAGTCGGAATGCGGTCATCCGACGTTGTTTGGTAGCTCCACCCCAATGtttgtccgactcgggtaaccgtcaatttgaaaataattctaGAAAGCCTAAGATAGAGCGAAACCAAAACCAAATTAAGCATTAGCCTAAGACGACTTAACACCCAAGACGTATTAAGTCCATTTTAGTAGAAAAACTGCCAAAATCGTGTCTAAGGTCTTCGACCTCACGACACCCCATATTGTTTGACATTCGAATAACGTATGTGTGAAAACCAACTTGGGGGTGGGGAAAAATATAACGTGTTTCTATTTTACAGACATGGATCGTTTCCCAAGTTTGATATGGTCGTCTCAGCGCCACCTCAACTTACGATGTGGTACAACGATTTTGATGGGGATCATAGAAGAACCCTTAACAAGTACGTAGGTGCCTTAACCGAACTGATCAACATGAATGGTTGGCCAGAACTAATTGAGGTACTTACGGGGTATTGGGACAGTCAGAAGACGGTTTTTTATTTTGGAACAGACGAAATTACCCTGACGCTGGAAGAAATAAGGGACTGTATAGACACCGTAGGCACCGGGATAGAGAGAAGAGCTAGAAAACAAGAGGATATCTTCATCCCCAACAAAAATTCCGTTGAGAATATTGCGGATTGGTTTGGACTAAGAAAAGACTTCGCTTACTGGTGTCAGGATTCCCACGTGGCGTTTAGAGATCTCTCTATTCGATTTGGACACGCGAGTTTCTACGCCACGTACAATAGAGAGTTCAAGATCTTCTACAGAGAGTGGAATGAGATCCGTCCCCTAGCGTTTGTCGTGGTATTATATGAACAATGGTCTTCCCGCACGGTCCGAGTTTGAGCATCAACACCCAAGTCATAACACTCGTCCACACTTTGTTCAAAGGATATGAAAATCAAGGAACAACAAAATACTACCCTGTAGCTGCAGTCATACTATCTAACATGTATTGGGCCTTGGGAAAGTGCAAAGAAGGACACTGGTACTTCCAAGGATGTAACCTACTCCTCCAGTGGTGGATCCTCAGCCATTTGGCGAAGGGTGCTGGGACTCGGGAATTACACACCCTCGACAACAAAAACACTCTCAAGGACTTAAATGACTTACTATATTGGGCAAATATGGACAATCGGAGAACAAGAGGGAGATGGGCCCAAATTTTCTCCGAATTTAGAGAAGAAGACCTCCAATGGATGCTTGACCGTTTTATATCTAAAGAAGTTGTCGTGGAGAGTCGCAGATATGTCGTGCTCCCTCTACCAGGTATTCGAGGAATTCTCCCTTGCGCACCATTTCAATTCTTGCGATAGTTCAAAAGAAAACAAACCGTGCCCAGAGAAGCGTACTATGGCGCTTATGTGTATGACATTGGAGATGACAGAGTGCATGACGCTACGGAAATGTTCAGAGAATGGAAAAACGCCAAGCGCACGGATAAAGTCACTATCGCCCCTGACCGATTCAATGCTGGATATGAAAAGGGTTATAAAGAATGGCTGAAGAAGGACATACAAAATATCTCGTTTCAGACTCCGCGTAGCTTTCGCAGTGTGACGGATAGAGAAGCCAAAGCAGTGGCCGAGCTACAACAGATAAAGGAAGAGGCCAAAGAGATGTATGCTAAGTTCGTAGAGAATCAAGACACGCTTGAGAGGGCAACTCGAGAGGTCGAAAGACTAAGGCATGGGTATGATGATTTTTACAACTCGATCCAACCGAAAATCGAGAGGATGCGATACTAAAGTTTGGAAGATAAAGGACGCCTGAGTGAAGGTTTTCTACTGATGCTGAGGTATATGTTTCAGAAACACAAAATTCAGAAAGACGGCGACGAAGCAGGATCATCTGGAGCAGCATAGTGGACATCACCCCTGCGTGGGTTTTTACATGTATTTAGACTTCTTTAGCCCCTGCGTGGACCTGATTTTGTTTCACTTTCGAATGGCCCTTGCGTaagtttatctttatttttgtttcccttttgcgaacattattattcattagtAAATGTTATTTTGGGGGGAATTGTTTATTTGGTTCAAATTCACACGTACATCATTCGAAtgcgctaggcctacccttggcacaaaagggtccccCTATATGTTTAGGACGCGatatatatgtgtttttaactacttatgtgttatgttgctaTGAATGAGGATATCGTAAACCTATTCCCAGCGAGAAATTTCCATAGAATACATGGAAGCCACTATTACAAATGTACGACCAAAATTCCcaagtctcaagtttctcactcaaaaggATATCTCCTATACCAAAAATCCTAAATACTGCTCTATCATCTTAGGAAAGGCAAATCACCACTATGGACAAGGGCAAGAACATCCATACGAAGCTCACTGAAGAGGAGTTGCAAAGAAAGATCGAACGAGTCACTCGAGAAATTCAAAAGGTTAAGGAGGTAGGATTCAGAGTTGACATGACCACAACAATTTACAAAGCTGCAGTCGTGACATTGGATGAGGATCTGGCATCGCAgataaagagaaataaagagCTTGAGATGGAAACCGAAAGCTTGAGAAAAAGGTTAAACATGCTTCGTTTGAAGGTGCACGAAGAAAAGGCGAGAGAGGCAGAGATAGATGCTAAGACTGCCATTATGTTAGCCAAAAGAGTGTCACTTGATAAGGAATTAACAACCCATAGCAACCTGAAGAGCGGAAAATACCTCGCCTGTGAACAGGGAGCAGACAACAAGGGCCCCTAGAACAAATTGACTGAGGAGGACGACGAGGAGGAAATCGTCTACAGGCCTCCATTTCCGATCGTCTGAAAGGAAGAAAATGACGCAATCATAGGAGGAGAAATGACTAAAGTGCTATCGTCATCTTTTAGGAATTTCAATGTGGtctttcaatttccttgtaatcgcaatgaaagaatgaatgaaaatatttcatcCTAAACTCAAACTACattgggcctgaattctccttgtgagatacgtaggtaACCTTTGCTGGCCCGGCCTCgtctttgaaattttttttcattctccttCATGTTACGAAGTATATGAAGATCATATCAACGGGTATCAAAAAGCAGCTACAAGAAGACTGTAGCCCAACGTGATTCAACCTTCCCGTGATCgcgaaaaaaaaaacaacaacaagcaAATTCCTGTTTGTTAAAAAATGTATTCCCGTCCTCATTCATGGGTTAAAGATTtcctcaaacaaagcaacttgtgtgtttatcttctctctatgtgatattatgcattttgtacttCGAATATGCTCTAACAAAtatgcctttgagttgttttgcTTCACAGGTACTTCTAACTGGTTTGTGTCGATcaaagctggcagatcatcctTGCTTCACCAGATCGAAAGGTCCTAAAGATTCCTTCCCCAGACCAAACTCATACAAAGGAAATACAGTCATGGGAGACAATAACGACGAAGTTAGTCTCACAAATGTTGTGGTGGCTCATCCCACCGTGGCGGAACAAAATGAACTAATCGCGCAACGGATGCAACAGATAGCCGAGATGAGAGTCGAAATGCAGCAGAGGCAGGATACCCCTCCACCCGGATTTGGACCTAATTTTGTTGATGCAAGACCTCCGATGTACTTCCCTTCGTCAAAGTTGGATCCAACTTAGAACCAGCCGTCAACACCTGTGCATAATCCGTCTGGGATAGATTTAACAACCTAAAACTTCCAGTATGCTTCTGTACCTTATCAAACTCCCTTACCGCTTCCAAATAACCCTTTCCAAATGCCACCACACCCCCAGAATACTCAAACAGACCCACCGCCCcagaatcaaaatcaaaatccaacCGCCTTCAACCCCAAAACACCGCATCCCCATTTAAACCAAAACACCAATCCTCAAACCTACCCACAAAACTACTAAACCGCCCAAAATGTCCCGAGTCCTTCTATAGCTCCACCCCTCCCAAAAGAACCACCTTCCAAGTTCCCATTCCTTCCGAGCATGAGGTGCACGGTTCCGAGTTGGACCACTACGAGGAACAGGAGAGAGAATGGAAGGCAAGAGAAGAGGCAAAGATCGACACAAAGGAGGAGATCAAAAGGTCTATGAAAGAGTTGCAATGCGTTCTAGACGTCGCCGAATTGAGTTATGCAGAATTGTGTATCCACCCAGACTTGAACCTTCCTGAAGGGTTCAAAATCCCAAAGTTTGATACCTTCGGAGGGGTAGGCAACCCCAAGGCACATTTGAGAGCTTACTGCGACCagctcgtgggagttggcaaagatGAGACTTTATTGATGAGGCTTTTCAGCCGAAGTTTGTGCGGTGAGGCCCTAGAATGGGTTACGTCACACAAAACTAGGCAGTGGCTCATTTGGAGCGTGCTTGCTAAAGACTTCATTGACCGATATGCGTACAATGTTTAGATAGTCCCTAATCAGTATTCTTTAGagaaaataaagcaaaaatCGACGGAAAGCTATCGGAAATTTGCCTACAGATGGAGAAAAGAAGCAGCAAGGGTGAGGCCTTCAATGATTGAAAAAGAGATTATAGAAGTGTTTGTGCGGGTGCAAGAGCCCGAATACTATGACAGAATCATTTTGTTAATCGGAGCCAAATTCGCCGAGATAGTCAAAGTTGGCGAGACTATCGAAGACATTCTGAAGTCGGGGAAGATAGCCCGAGTATCCGCGTCGCCTGGATCTTTCGGATTGATGAGGAAGAAGAGAGAGGAAGTTGCCGCTGTTTTTTATGGGGGAAGAAAAACTCCCCGAAACTCATCGTGTCCTCAAGATTGCTCCAATCCTCCACCAAAATCTCATCAAACCTATCGCCCACAATCCAATCATTCCAACAACTACAATACTGCCCCCATCTATCCAGATGCTCAAATTTTGTCGTACCAAAATCCACCCCTAAATCTCCAAAATTTTCCCTCCATGTATCCAAATTACCCCCAATCTTATCAAATTCCACCCCCTTATCAGAATAATGCTCCCAATTGTGCCAATGTACAACTACCGAGCACCCTCCCACACAtatcaagtccaagctccaGCATATCAAAATCCCCTCCCGAATTACCAAGCTCCTGTTCCAAATTACCAGACAAACCCCTACCCTAGAACCCAAGCTCCTCGCCCAAATGCCCGCAATTATCAACAGGTTCCTCCCCCTCAGCAAAGCGGGTATGATCCTTCTTGTCCCAGGTTCGAAAAAAGGCCTTTGAGGAACTTTACTGCACTGGCTGAAAGTCGGACCAAGCTATTCGAAAGACTATCCGCGGCCGGATACATCCACTCTGTGGGGCCCAAGCCCATGGATGTCAACTCTAAGTTCTACAAACCGGAGCaaagatgtgcttatcattgcAACAGTGTTGGACTCGACACCGAAGAATGTATCAATTTTAAGCACAAGATCCAGGATCTGATCGACCAGGAGGTAGTCTCCCTCCAACCGGCTACGCCAAACGTCAACACAAATCCGTTGCCGAATCATGGGGCTGGcaaaattaatatgataaagaCGGATGAAGACGAGTGTGAAATCAAGAGGATTACTCCTGTTGCGCAGGAAGACTTGGAAAAGGCTGCCGCTTCTTTAAGCgtcaaagaaaaaagagagttcGTTATTCTGACACCTACAAAGGATGTTGCCTTGGTGCCCTAAAAAACTCTTGCCAAACCCAAGTTTGTCATAGAAACTACTGTGGCCCAAGGTATGACTAGGTCCGGAAGATGCTACACTCCTgatgagcttgctctcggaggacaGAAGAAAGACCATGCCAAGAGGACAATAAGAGAAGCAGAAGCAGAGGAGTTCTGGAGGAGGATGCAACCGAAAGATTACTCCATTGTCAAACACTTGGAGAAGACTCCGGCTCAAATCTCTATGTGGGCCCTACTGATGAGCTCCCGGTCCCACAGGAAGGCTTTGATGAAAGCTCTTGATGATACGTACGTTCCCTCTGGTACAAGCAGCGATAACGTGGCTTCTATGATTCATCAAGTCATTCGAGGGCATCACATCAGCTTCTGTGACGATGAGTTGCCAGCCGAAGGGAGATCCCACAACAAAGCTCTGCACGTCACTGTGATATGCCGTGGAAAGGTCGTCAATCATGTTTTGGTAGATGATGGATCGGGTTTGAATATATTCCCTTTGTCGACATTGAAACAGCTGAGGTTTGACCtcagaaaattaaaacaaaaccaGGTTAATGTAAGAGTGTTTGATGGTGTGCAAGGAGATACATTAGGGGCGGTGAacttgaccctccaaatgggccccGCGGAGTTCAACGCGAAGCTCCAAGTGCTGGATATCGACACCAGCTATAACCTTTTTTTGGGAAGGCCGTTCATTCACATGGCTGGAGCCGTCCCCTCCACTCTCCATCAAATGATGAAGCTGGTATGGAAGAATGAGGAGCTAGTTGTTCACGGTGAGAGAAGTCACTCAAGTAAGCAGGTGTCGGTCTTTGACGAGACGTCATAAGGTGCGGACTTTTACACGATGGAGTTGGTAAATGCCACTGATGAGGATTTGGCCCTACAGACCCCCATGCCAACCGTGTACAGAATGAGTACCACGGTAATGCTGCAGAATGGGTTTGAGCCATGTTTCGAATTGGAAGGGATTCCCAAGGGATTATTGAACCTATTCCAGTCCTTGATAAAGGATCCAaatatggtttggggtacatccccacagatgacgacgtgaagatgatgaagaaaaaGGATCAAGATTTGTCTAAACCGATATCGCATTTGTATCTATCCTTTCCAATCCAAGAGTGCACCGATCCTGAAGACTGTGGGGATGGAATCTGTGACCTTTTCAAGGAGATCAATGCTATTATCGAGGAGGAGGTCGAGCCAGCTAGTATTCGTGATGCTGAACCAGGGGAGATGCTGCAGCATTGGACTTCCACGCTGATCCTGATGTCCCGAACTCTTCGGTAGAAAGGAGTTATTTTATGCATACTAAAATCGGTGGTTGTCCGGAAGAGGCCTGAGACCCACATTTCtgcatttttcttaattgtttcGAATTTTGTATTTCCGTTGTGATGTTTAAAAAAGCAACATGGCCCTGTGCCATGACCAAAGTTTGCATTTCattttaaatgaaagcctctttattttttaactttgtttattTAGTTTGTTTGTCATACTTTACTTTCCTAATAATGTctatttatgatttcagtaacatAAGTTACAGACCCGCCAATGCCATGTCATGT contains these protein-coding regions:
- the LOC104648675 gene encoding uncharacterized protein, which translates into the protein MPLSCFASQVLLTGLCRSKLADHPCFTRSKGPKDSFPRPNSYKGNTVMGDNNDEVSLTNVVVAHPTVAEQNELIAQRMQQIAEMRVEMQQRQDTPPPGFGPNFVDARPPISTPPKRTTFQVPIPSEHEVHGSELDHYEEQEREWKAREEAKIDTKEEIKRSMKELQCVLDVAELSYAELCIHPDLNLPEGFKIPKFDTFGGVGNPKAHLRAYCDQLVGVGKDETLLMRLFSRSLCGEALEWIVPNQYSLEKIKQKSTESYRKFAYRWRKEAARVRPSMIEKEIIEVFVRVQEPEYYDRIILLIGAKFAEIVKVGETIEDILKSGKIARVSASPGSFGLMRKKREEVAAVFYGGRKTPRNSSCPQDCSNPPPKSHQTYRPQSNHSNNYNTAPIYPDAQILSIMLPIVPMYNYRAPSHTYQVQAPAYQNPLPNYQAPVPNYQTNPYPRTQAPRPNARNYQQVPPPQQSGYDPSCPRFEKRPLRNFTALAESRTKLFERLSAAGYIHSVGPKPMDVNSKFYKPEQRCAYHCNSVGLDTEECINFKHKIQDLIDQEVVSLQPATPNVNTNPLPNHGAGKINMIKTDEDECEIKRITPVAQEDLEKAAASLSVKEKREFVILTPTKDVALVP